The Candidatus Liberibacter solanacearum CLso-ZC1 genomic interval AATATTTAGGAAAAACTGTCGATTTAATTGCAAAAGAAAAAGCAGCTATTATGAAAAGTGGATGTCCTGTGGTTATAGGTCATCAGTCATATGATGAAGCAAGAGATGTTCTTGTTTCAAAAGCACAAAAAATGGGATGTACATATCGTGTATACGGGGATGATTTTTATGCTTTTCGCAAAAATAGGCATCTTGTATATCAGGACAAGTCTTCTCAAATAAATTGTTCAACACCAAATCTCTTGGGTGAGCATCAGTATTTTAATGCGGCAACTGCGATTTGTGCCGTTCAAACGGCTGGTTTTAAATTAGAAAAAGATTGTGTCAACATTGCTCTCCAATCAGTTAACTGGTTAGGACGTCTTCAAAAAATAACTCAAGGTTTTTTGCTTAACGAATTACCAAATTATTCTGAGCTTTGGATAGATGGAGGTCACAATCCAGATGCAGGATTGGTTATTGCGAGGGAAATTTCTAAATTGAAAGAACTTGATACAAAGACATTCTATCTTGTTATAGGTATGTTAGCAGATAAGGACTATGAGGGTTATTTGAAAGCATTTGTAGGATTATCTCCAATTGTATTAACAGTTCCTATTATGTGCAAAGGGCATGAAAGCATACCAGAAAGCATCAACCCGCAAATTTTAATGCAAGGGGCAAAAAAATTAGGTTTGACGGCATTTGCTTGTTCTTCCTTAACGGAATCATTGGTAAAAGTAAAAAATACCAATAAAAACCTTCCGCCTGCCATCGTCCTTATAGGAGGATCTCTTTATCTTGCCGGAGAAGCTCTTTATAAAAATGGAACATATTGTTATTAAAACCAACCCAATCCTAAATGTTGTTTAGTTTAGGCATAACATCTGAATAATTTTAGTTTAGCAATACTAAACTAGAGATAATATCCATTTGGAAATATCATTTTTAGACAATCCACCAGGCATCATCTTGTCTATCATTTGACCATCTTTAAATAAAATAAGGGTAGGAATAGAAACTATTTTATAGCGTGTAGATATAGAAGAATTTTTTTCGATATCTACTTTTACGATTTTCACCTTATCGGACAATTCATCGGCAAGATCATCAATAATAGGAGATAGCGCCACACAAGGACGACACCAACTCGCCCAGAAATCTACAACTACCGGATTTGAGCATTTCAAAACCTCTAAATCAAAATTATCTGCGTCTGTTGCTAATGCACCCATAAAACATCCCCTCTACGTGTAACCAAGTCAACCTTCTACTAATCTTAATTTGATTAAAAATCAAGAAATTTTATCCTCTATTTCCATAAAAGATTGATCTAATTTTTCTTGGGGAATCATAAATATTTTCGGACCTGAAATATAGATCAGTAAACAAATTATTGATTTATCAGGATATAAATTTTTAAGAACTTTTTCATATATAGCAAGTTGTGTAATATGAGAGGATGGAATATATTCAATACCCTTAGGAAGAAGCGGGTGAGTCTTATATTCAAAAATAAAAACATTTTTCTGTGAAATGGCTATTTGATCAATACGCCCAGATATTAAAACATCCTTTTTGGATAAATGTATTTTTCCAGAAACTGAAACTTCTGCATAAGAATCAGAAGACATAGCCGTTGACATTATAGGATCTTTTAAAAGTGCTTTAATAGATATTAGTAAATTATTATCTTCTTCTACGGATAAAAAATTCGCATTTTTCTTGCAGTATGAAAGTATATACGGATCTCTCTTTTCTTCGGGAAGTGTAAAAATAACTTGTAGTAGTTGATGAATAATCTGCCCACGTTTGAGACAAGTATTGTCAGGCAATAATTTTTCTGGAATAGCTTTGTCTTTTAAATTGAGCATTGACGGATTTAGGACATAGGATGTTTCCATCTCGTTTTTAATTGGGGCAAAGAGCTTTTCTGGGATTTTTTCTTCGCGATTCGATGGTGCTGTAATTGCTTCTTCTTCAACTTGTATATTTTCAGTATTAGGAAGACACCATTCATAAGCTAGCCACTCATCTTTATTGGTAGGATTTTTTAGTTTTACCTCTTTAACTTGCGTATCCTCATAAAAAGATTCATAAACCATGTTGTACCAAGTTCTTTGATTGGATTTATTTTCGTTGCTAGCATTGGAATGACTGCAAATAATTAACTTGTCTGAAGCACGCGTCATTCCAACATACAAGAGACGATTGTTCTCTTCCTGGGCAGATTTTTTTAGATCTTGGATGAGGTCCGAAACGATCTTATTACGTAAAAACTGTTGTGGAATCCATATTGGTGTTCCAGGACAGTCATCAGAAGAAGGGGAAATATGAATTTTTTTTATGTGATTACTAGAAAATACCTCGGATCCTGTATCAACAAGGAATACCACAGGAGACTCCAATCCTTTGGCGGAATGTACTGTCATAATCCTTACTTCATTGCGGTTAACGCTTTCTTTTTTTAAGGTAGGTGGATAATGTTCTAAATCGGACATTAGTTCTTGTAGAGTAGAACAGTTTTTTTGTTCGTTTCTTAATGTAAAGTTGAGAAATTCATTGAGAACATCAACAACCTCAATTCCAAAACGAGAAATGAACTGTTTTCTTCCTTCTTTAGCCCCTAGTATTAATGTAAAAAAATCATAAGGGGAACAAGACTGATAAATACAAATGAGTTCTTGCATATATTGGACGATATGACAGCATTTGGATATTCCATGATTGGCAAGTTTTTGTATGTAGGCATAGATGGTTTCTGTTTCGTGACGTTTTGTGCATATTTCAAATATATCATTTTCAGATAAATTAAAAATGGGACTCTTAAGAAGCGAAACTAAAGAGAGATCATCTTCTTGCGAAATGATAAAATTTCCTAGAGCCATCAAATCTTTTATGGCGAGATGATCTGTCAGAACAAATCTATCATTGCTAGCTACGGATATTTTATGATCATTTATAAGAAATCTAGTAAGGAATGCGATAAAAGGGTTGTTCTTGCGCTTGCGTACTAATATTAGAATGTCTTTCGCATGAACGGGTCTTTTTTTACCGTTGTTGATGATAGTATCAGATCTGATCATTTTTGAAATAGTGTAGGCAATACGTCGCGCTAAAATAGAAGCAGAAGTTTCCTCTGGCACGGAATCAAAACAAGATATCCAATCTTCCTGTTTGGGATTAGGCTTTGAAATTACTTTTTCCCAGAGTTGTACGTTCCCAGCATGTCCTATACGATTAGAACGATGTAGAATCTGCTGTTTATCTTCAGTTAGTCCTTGTGCATTTTCCGAAGTAGAAAAAACTTTATCCACGGCAGCAAGAATCTCGGGAGTTGAGCGAAAAGACAATGGTAATTGTATTGTGGAGAATTTCTGCCCTGCGCTAATGATACGTTCTTTATTAATTGTTTTTTCGTGGAAAAAA includes:
- a CDS encoding bifunctional folylpolyglutamate synthase/dihydrofolate synthase; its protein translation is MTFFSLQRIKCLLEDLGKPQNNIPPVIHIGGTNGKGSVASFIQRLLETSGLSVHVHTSPHLIRWNERFRLGVKGGGGKLVEDAIVLDTFRRVIQTNNDRDISVFEASVATAFVLFAEYPADVAIIEVGLGGRFDATNIIEKTAVSVITSISLDHEKYLGKTVDLIAKEKAAIMKSGCPVVIGHQSYDEARDVLVSKAQKMGCTYRVYGDDFYAFRKNRHLVYQDKSSQINCSTPNLLGEHQYFNAATAICAVQTAGFKLEKDCVNIALQSVNWLGRLQKITQGFLLNELPNYSELWIDGGHNPDAGLVIAREISKLKELDTKTFYLVIGMLADKDYEGYLKAFVGLSPIVLTVPIMCKGHESIPESINPQILMQGAKKLGLTAFACSSLTESLVKVKNTNKNLPPAIVLIGGSLYLAGEALYKNGTYCY
- the trxA gene encoding thioredoxin, which codes for MGALATDADNFDLEVLKCSNPVVVDFWASWCRPCVALSPIIDDLADELSDKVKIVKVDIEKNSSISTRYKIVSIPTLILFKDGQMIDKMMPGGLSKNDISKWILSLV
- the addA gene encoding double-strand break repair helicase AddA, producing MMHLNSSQNNSNITDWITWTKSQQLLASDPTRSAWVSANAGSGKTHILVQRVLRLLLSGANPSALLCLTHTKEAAAEMSHRVFEIITEWSHLSDEQLSVEITKIQGIKQNESDISKARLLLVKILETPNGLKVQTIHSFCESLIRQFPLESNITGDFSVLDGDQSKKPIEEAKKSTIASILLDDNVEFKQAFDDILNSYNDINLEDLMSDIISNRSALNRFSSFAKSYGGEEKLLKDRFDLPPNESYEKIYQDMWPLPHLRESDIKQYIFLATTKKMLKKANILKKLSQDHSIEERLNLLLSFFLTEEFKPYTHTTMMTASAAKKLPDLKEKIIKSQQEFILIWERLKTYKIFSTTLASLTLAKHLNFHYDKLKKKNFFLDFEDLIVYTVDLLKKRDISAWIRYKIDQEINHILIDEVQDTSLSQWEIIRSLTEDFFIGGNVYSNPRTLFAVGDEKQSIFSFHGAEPKRFFHEKTINKERIISAGQKFSTIQLPLSFRSTPEILAAVDKVFSTSENAQGLTEDKQQILHRSNRIGHAGNVQLWEKVISKPNPKQEDWISCFDSVPEETSASILARRIAYTISKMIRSDTIINNGKKRPVHAKDILILVRKRKNNPFIAFLTRFLINDHKISVASNDRFVLTDHLAIKDLMALGNFIISQEDDLSLVSLLKSPIFNLSENDIFEICTKRHETETIYAYIQKLANHGISKCCHIVQYMQELICIYQSCSPYDFFTLILGAKEGRKQFISRFGIEVVDVLNEFLNFTLRNEQKNCSTLQELMSDLEHYPPTLKKESVNRNEVRIMTVHSAKGLESPVVFLVDTGSEVFSSNHIKKIHISPSSDDCPGTPIWIPQQFLRNKIVSDLIQDLKKSAQEENNRLLYVGMTRASDKLIICSHSNASNENKSNQRTWYNMVYESFYEDTQVKEVKLKNPTNKDEWLAYEWCLPNTENIQVEEEAITAPSNREEKIPEKLFAPIKNEMETSYVLNPSMLNLKDKAIPEKLLPDNTCLKRGQIIHQLLQVIFTLPEEKRDPYILSYCKKNANFLSVEEDNNLLISIKALLKDPIMSTAMSSDSYAEVSVSGKIHLSKKDVLISGRIDQIAISQKNVFIFEYKTHPLLPKGIEYIPSSHITQLAIYEKVLKNLYPDKSIICLLIYISGPKIFMIPQEKLDQSFMEIEDKIS